The Vulpes lagopus strain Blue_001 chromosome 14, ASM1834538v1, whole genome shotgun sequence genome window below encodes:
- the LOC121475560 gene encoding N-lysine methyltransferase KMT5A isoform X5, whose amino-acid sequence MARGRKMSKPRAVEAAAAAAAVAATAPGPEMVERRGPGRPRTDGENVFTGQSKIYSYMSPNKCSGMRSPLQEENSVAHHEVKCQGKPLAGLCRKREEKRNSGNAVRSAMKSEEQKLKDARRGPLAPFPNQKSEAAEPPKTPTSSCDPPITAIAKQALKKPIKGKQAPRKKAQGKTQQNRKLTDFYPVRRSSRKSKAELQSEERKRIDELIESGKEEGMKIDLIDGKGRGVIATKQFSRGEFVVEYHGDLIEITDAKKREALYAQDPSTGCYMYYFQYLSKTYCVDATRETNRLGRLINHSKCGNCQTKLHDIDGVPHLILIASRDIKAGEELLYDYGDRSRASIEAYPWLKH is encoded by the exons ATGGCTAGAG GCAGGAAGATGTCCAAGCCCCGCGCggtggaggcggcggcggcggcggcggcggtggcagCGACGGCCCCGGGCCCGGAGATGGTGGAGCGGAGGGGCCCGGGGAGGCCCCGCACCGACGGg GAGAATGTATTTACCGGGCAATCAAAGATCTATTCCTACATGAGCCCCAACAAATGCTCTGGAATGCGTTCCCCCCTTCAGGAAGAGAACTCAGTTGCACATCACGAAGTCAAATGCCAGGGGAAGCCATTAGCTGGACTCTGCAGGAAACGAGAAG agaaaagaaacagtGGGAACGCAGTACGGAGCGCCATGAAGTCTGAGGAACAGAAGCTCAAAGACGCCAGGAGAGGTCCCCTGGCACCTTTTCCAAACCAAAAATCTGAAGCAGCAGAACCTCCAAAAACTCCGACCTCGTCTTGTGATCCTCCCATTACGGCTATCGCCAAGCAAGCCCTGAAGAAGCCCATCAAGGGCAAACAGGCCCCTCGGAAAAA AGCTCAAGGAAAAACACAACAGAATCGCAAACTCACGGATTTCTACCCCGTGCGAAGGAGCTCCAGGAAGAGCAAAGCTGAGCTGCAG tctgaagaaaggaaaagaatagacGAGTTGATTGAaagtgggaaggaagaaggaatgaag ATTGACCTCATTGATGGCAAGGGCAGGGGTGTGATCGCCACCAAGCAGTTCTCCCGGGGCGAGTTTGTGGTAGAGTACCACGGGGACCTCATCGAGATCACCGATGCCAAGAAGCGGGAGGCTTTGTATGCACAAGACCCCTCCACGGGCTGCTACATGTACTATTTTCAGTATCTGAGCAAAACCTACTG CGTGGATGCAACTAGAGAGACAAATCGCCTGGGAAGACTGATCAATCACAGtaaatgtgggaactgccaaacCAAACTGCACGACATTGACGGCGTGCCTCACCTCATCCTCATCGCCTCCCGAGACATCAAGGCTGGGGAGGAACTCCTGTACGACTATGGGGACCGCAGCCGGGCTTCTATCGAAGCGTACCCCTGGCTGAAGCATTAG
- the LOC121475560 gene encoding N-lysine methyltransferase KMT5A isoform X4 — protein sequence MGEGGAVGRRRPFPGAPRRRWWRRQQQQQRQRQRWWPGRGGGGGGGEGEGAGRAAMGLAGLQENVFTGQSKIYSYMSPNKCSGMRSPLQEENSVAHHEVKCQGKPLAGLCRKREEKRNSGNAVRSAMKSEEQKLKDARRGPLAPFPNQKSEAAEPPKTPTSSCDPPITAIAKQALKKPIKGKQAPRKKAQGKTQQNRKLTDFYPVRRSSRKSKAELQSEERKRIDELIESGKEEGMKIDLIDGKGRGVIATKQFSRGEFVVEYHGDLIEITDAKKREALYAQDPSTGCYMYYFQYLSKTYCVDATRETNRLGRLINHSKCGNCQTKLHDIDGVPHLILIASRDIKAGEELLYDYGDRSRASIEAYPWLKH from the exons ATGGGGGAAGGGGGCGCCGTGGGGCGCCGCCGGCCCTTCCCCGGGGCGCCGCGGCGGCGCTggtggcggcggcagcagcagcagcagcggcagcggcagcggtgGTGgccgggccgcggcggcggcggcggcggcggcgagggcgagggcgcggggcgcgcCGCCATGGGCCTGGCCGGGCTGCAG GAGAATGTATTTACCGGGCAATCAAAGATCTATTCCTACATGAGCCCCAACAAATGCTCTGGAATGCGTTCCCCCCTTCAGGAAGAGAACTCAGTTGCACATCACGAAGTCAAATGCCAGGGGAAGCCATTAGCTGGACTCTGCAGGAAACGAGAAG agaaaagaaacagtGGGAACGCAGTACGGAGCGCCATGAAGTCTGAGGAACAGAAGCTCAAAGACGCCAGGAGAGGTCCCCTGGCACCTTTTCCAAACCAAAAATCTGAAGCAGCAGAACCTCCAAAAACTCCGACCTCGTCTTGTGATCCTCCCATTACGGCTATCGCCAAGCAAGCCCTGAAGAAGCCCATCAAGGGCAAACAGGCCCCTCGGAAAAA AGCTCAAGGAAAAACACAACAGAATCGCAAACTCACGGATTTCTACCCCGTGCGAAGGAGCTCCAGGAAGAGCAAAGCTGAGCTGCAG tctgaagaaaggaaaagaatagacGAGTTGATTGAaagtgggaaggaagaaggaatgaag ATTGACCTCATTGATGGCAAGGGCAGGGGTGTGATCGCCACCAAGCAGTTCTCCCGGGGCGAGTTTGTGGTAGAGTACCACGGGGACCTCATCGAGATCACCGATGCCAAGAAGCGGGAGGCTTTGTATGCACAAGACCCCTCCACGGGCTGCTACATGTACTATTTTCAGTATCTGAGCAAAACCTACTG CGTGGATGCAACTAGAGAGACAAATCGCCTGGGAAGACTGATCAATCACAGtaaatgtgggaactgccaaacCAAACTGCACGACATTGACGGCGTGCCTCACCTCATCCTCATCGCCTCCCGAGACATCAAGGCTGGGGAGGAACTCCTGTACGACTATGGGGACCGCAGCCGGGCTTCTATCGAAGCGTACCCCTGGCTGAAGCATTAG